A segment of the Pristiophorus japonicus isolate sPriJap1 chromosome 1, sPriJap1.hap1, whole genome shotgun sequence genome:
GCAGGTACAGTATGATCAATTACCCTGGAATGAAATGGCAAATTGATAAAATTATGATATATTGTACAAAACAATCAAATGGCATTGAACTCACAGGATCCGAGAACCATCTGTTGGGAATATTTGGTCTTTGCTGTTCCACGCATACAATTTTTCGCATATCTTCAAAGCTAGGGTCATTCGGTACCAGATCATAGAATGGAGGTTTATACTCTTCTGCAATACCTACAAAGTGAGAAGAATTAAGCTTCTGAGCACATTTGAATTACATAGTGTAAATAAATGTGACAAGCCGAAAAGGATCAAGATGGCTGATGTCAACATTGTGTGATGCCCTCGGGTTCTCAAGGCGGGTAATGCCCCAGCCCTAGGCCCTAATGCTGGGGACTCCTGTATTCAAAGTTGTGCCCAATAAATTTCTGCACTACTTCCTGTTGTTGGAACAGTAAAGCAAAAATGTTGAATTCTTTTTAAAATATCTTAGTATTTTTAACTTTATAACAACATGTTAAGCATAATGTTGAAATGTTTGAATATTTGACTTGCATTTGGAAATCAAAATAATCCTGAATCTGAGGTCCTTAGTAACTCAGCTCACCTACACCAGTTGGGTAATTTCAAACACCCAGACTTGGGGATAAGGTACAGGCTAGAGCTATATATGGGACACAGGGGTTCCAATTGGTTGAAAGGGAGTCCTGTTTAAACTGCTCGTCTGATGACGTAGAGCACcaacactaagggcccaagtttccacacgataaaaaacgggcgcccctccaagctgggcgcccgtttttcgcgcctaaaaaaaacctcgcgattctggagcgttctgcagctccttgtctgcctggcacggcgcccaggggggcggagcctacactcgcaccgattttgtacgtgggagggggggcgggtactatttaaattagttttcttcctgccggcaaccctgcgcgtgcgccaacttgtagttctttgtagctgtttaatttttgaacatttttttaataaaagcacattgccatcagcacatgcagccttctcactgtctcctccccccccccggaaagaacgggtgcctcctctccccccccccccccccccccatccgcgggaagaacgggcgcctcccccatcttcccccccccccacccgtgggaaagaacaggcgcctcctaccccccacccccacgggaagaacgggcgcctcctcccccccccccccgcgagaagaacgggcgcctctctcccctgccccccaccccgcggaaagaacgggcgcctcctccttccccccccccgtgggaagaacgggcgcctcaggctgactgcagcattctccctgcctgaagcactttcacacaggtaggaagatggtttatttaatcttttctttgcttataaatgtttattcaggttggatttattataatatttgtagaagtataaataaggatttattgtagaatttaatgacttcccttccccccccacctcgttctggacgcctaatttgtaacctgcgcctgattttttaatgtgtagaacaggttttttcagttctacaaaattcttcacttgctccattctaacttagtttggagtacgttttcactgtggaaactttgaaatcaggcgtcagtggccggacacgcccccttttgaagaaaaaattctgttccaaagtagaactgttctacctgactagaactgcagaaaaaaaaatgtggagaattgcgatttctaagatagtccgttctccaccagttgctcctaaaaatcaggcgcaaatcatgtggaaacttgagccctaagAGTTGTGGAAAAGTCCATAATCcagtcccacattattctccaatgTTTTGTGAAGAGTCGAAGCCTGAAGCAGCATCTTGTTTTTCTTGGGCCATTCTTAAGAACTGCCCAAAATATTGGACCACAAAGTGATGATGTGTGATATGCTCCTCATTTAAATGTATAGGCAACTGCTAAGTGAAGAACAGGTACTTCCACagaatggggaaaaaaacagtcCAGGGCAATAGTGCCAATAAATCAAAAGGTCATAGCTTCCCTAATGACTTAATAGGTTTAATCATCAAGTAGCTGATCTGCTCAGCATGAATCATACAGACTCAAATGTGATTTACTTTCAGTATCAAGTTAGTTGATCTCAATAGGGCTGAGGTAGGGATACAATAATTGAACTTGGGATAGGGAGAAAATTGGGCCAGCATTTCAGCTCCTGACTCCAGCTAGAAGAGCACAATGCATAAGGATTGGGCTCCAGGATCCCCATTCCTGATCGCTATACAGTATTTTTATCTCACttctgtcctgaccaatatttatctctcaaccaacatcactaacacagtttATCTATTTTTTATTACATTGccatttatgggatcttgctgtgtgcaaattggttgctgagttttctctacattataacagtaactacacttcaaaagtagtacattgggctataaagcactttgggatatctagAGGacaatgaaaagcactatataaatgcaagtcttttttttctgcaCCAAATCTTCAATTAAATGCCTCGCCATGCAGGCTGCACAAGTGCACATCAAGAGATTATCTGTGTAGCCCTCGCTTTGCATTTGTGGATGCATATTCCAGAATTGACCTGCAAGATGGTTACTCAGGATGTCTAGAACTGCACCAATTGGATCTCCTTAACTTACATTTATAAACACCTTCCACATAACAAAACCTACCAAGGTGCTTTATAGAAGGAGATGGGAGTCAGTAAACAGCAAATGTGAAAGAAGAGAACAAAAGCACAATCAAATTCTAAGGGGGCTTTTTGAAGGTTGGGAGGTAGGTTATCAAGGGGAATGGGTTTCGGAAGAGAATGCAGACATGGTACCTACCTACAGTGGAGCAAAGTTAAAAACAACTTGCCAATAAGATTTTACAATGTTGAGCAGGTTACTAAATATACTGCAATTCTGGGAACTATGTAAAGATTAAACATTAACAACTTTTAAACACACAATTATTTGATTTACTTAAGGCATAACATAATTTCAAGTAATTTACTTTTCTTTTCTTAAATTCAACTTGAGTGGCATGTCTGATACCTTGTAATAGAAAAAGATACTCTAAAAAGTAGTTCTAGTAATGCTCACCATTACTGAATGTTCTCCTAGTTACTTCCCACAACACAAGTCCAAATGCCCAGATGTCTACACGTTTATAGGCATCAAAACAGTCAACTTGAATAGATTCCTCAAGTACTTCTGGCGCCATATATCGTTTCGTGCCCACTTTTGGATTATTCCCAACATCTAACTGATTGTTAGTTTGTGAATGCATTACTGCTAACCCTACAAAAAGAGATGTTGATTAATACAGCATTACCGGCAAaagtttttttcttcaaaagtaAAGACCATGCAGGACTTTAAGTACTCACCAAGATCAGCAATGCaacaatgcaagttcttttttactAAGATATTTTTGCTTTTCAGATCTCTGTGAGCGATTGCAGGTTTTCCCTCAGTTCCAAAAATTTCATTATGGAGGTGCACCAGACCATTGGCTATAGATAAGGCAAAATTCAGGCAAACTACAGTGTCCACTGTATTTCGTTGTAGATAGTCATAGAGTGAACCGTTCTCATGATAATGAGTGATGAGCCAAAGTTGAGTGCTAGAATTCCTTGACGTCATGTCTGAAGCAATGAAACCTAAAAAAGAGAAAATCAACATGGATCATTATGACAGCGTtacaacacacacacagtccttcTCTAGCTCTTGGAGAAAGGTTCAACAAGAGACAGACATGGAAGTTGTTATGGTACAACGAGGAATCTAAAGATACAAAAAGCGCATGGACCAGTGAAGAGCACCTTATTGTG
Coding sequences within it:
- the LOC139273536 gene encoding activin receptor type-1 isoform X2; the protein is MQRLHAHDAENGAIDGLIASNVGDSTLADLLDHSCTSGSGSGLPFLVQRTVARQITLVECVGKGRYGEVWRGQWQGENVAVKIFSSRDEKSWFRETEIYNTVLLRHENILGFIASDMTSRNSSTQLWLITHYHENGSLYDYLQRNTVDTVVCLNFALSIANGLVHLHNEIFGTEGKPAIAHRDLKSKNILVKKNLHCCIADLGLAVMHSQTNNQLDVGNNPKVGTKRYMAPEVLEESIQVDCFDAYKRVDIWAFGLVLWEVTRRTFSNGIAEEYKPPFYDLVPNDPSFEDMRKIVCVEQQRPNIPNRWFSDPSLSALAKLMKECWYQNPSARLTALRIKKTLGKISNSLEKVKLEC